The following coding sequences are from one Burkholderia stabilis window:
- a CDS encoding sensor domain-containing diguanylate cyclase produces MIRLGLTSKLSVLFACIGVIASGTTGYYAYRANRAMLVQEAQHSLLMSTQLLGQRFTTALADVADDALVLAQLPSAALVAGSDNPDRAPRSRLEQVYYSFMRNHPEYLQIRLIASAHFGLERIRVDRDAHGIVVLPESAFQEKGQFSYVFDTLATAPGHIYLSPIVINHETGSHAAEGLPILRVGTPVVDPSGQTIGALVVDVELSRVFDRLERDLPEDYGVYLANEWGDFLVHPDPTQTFGFDRGRRVLMQDRFAATRALFDSARANVTLNGLEQPDEAPGQMFAFARTPFGNDEGNRFVVLGMARPLADVLAPAGMLGERIVRMVLVSSLLAVILAILFARAITRPLQTLARAATHVFDDPAAERLPTGRADEIGVLARCFDSMRVEIRTQVAMLRAKQQELTHLAGHDPLTALPNRLLFMEHLDAAIRHAAAVREGLAVMFVDLDRFKQINDQHGHSAGDRTLVAVAKRLSLVLRSGDMVARLGGDEFIVLIADVRSPAVIGDIASRIQIVMAEELEFGDRRVAVGASIGVSEFPADGASAEELLVKADAAMYAAKASAQFACVRYQELVGGGAATEAVGRVASGGSR; encoded by the coding sequence ATGATCCGGCTCGGGCTCACGTCGAAGCTGTCGGTGCTGTTCGCGTGCATCGGCGTGATCGCGTCGGGTACCACCGGCTACTACGCGTATCGCGCGAACCGCGCGATGCTCGTGCAGGAAGCGCAGCACAGCCTGCTGATGTCGACGCAACTGCTCGGGCAGCGCTTCACCACCGCACTGGCCGACGTCGCCGACGATGCGCTCGTGCTGGCGCAGTTGCCGTCGGCCGCGCTCGTCGCGGGCAGCGACAACCCGGATCGCGCACCACGTTCGCGGCTCGAGCAGGTGTATTACAGCTTCATGAGAAATCATCCGGAATACCTGCAGATCCGCCTGATCGCAAGCGCGCATTTCGGGCTCGAACGCATCCGCGTCGATCGCGATGCGCACGGCATCGTCGTGCTGCCGGAAAGCGCGTTCCAGGAAAAAGGACAGTTTTCCTATGTATTCGACACGCTCGCGACGGCGCCCGGTCATATCTACCTGTCGCCGATCGTGATCAACCACGAGACGGGGTCGCACGCGGCCGAAGGGCTGCCGATCCTGCGCGTGGGTACGCCGGTCGTCGACCCGTCAGGCCAGACGATCGGTGCGCTCGTCGTCGACGTCGAGCTCTCGCGCGTGTTCGACCGGCTCGAACGTGATCTGCCGGAAGACTACGGGGTGTATCTCGCGAACGAATGGGGCGATTTCCTCGTGCACCCCGATCCGACGCAGACGTTCGGCTTCGACCGCGGCCGGCGCGTGCTGATGCAGGACCGCTTTGCCGCCACGCGCGCGCTGTTCGACAGCGCGCGCGCGAACGTGACGCTCAACGGCCTGGAGCAGCCGGACGAGGCGCCGGGGCAAATGTTCGCGTTCGCGCGCACGCCGTTCGGAAACGACGAGGGCAACCGCTTCGTCGTGCTCGGGATGGCGCGCCCGCTGGCGGACGTACTCGCGCCGGCCGGCATGCTGGGCGAACGGATCGTCAGGATGGTGCTCGTGTCGAGCCTGCTGGCGGTGATTCTCGCGATCCTGTTCGCGCGCGCGATCACGCGGCCGTTGCAGACGCTCGCGCGTGCCGCGACGCACGTGTTCGACGATCCGGCCGCCGAACGGCTGCCCACCGGTCGCGCCGACGAGATCGGCGTGCTCGCGCGCTGTTTCGACAGCATGCGTGTCGAGATCCGCACGCAGGTCGCGATGCTGCGTGCGAAGCAGCAGGAGCTGACGCACCTCGCGGGCCACGATCCGCTGACCGCGCTGCCGAACCGTCTGCTGTTCATGGAGCATCTCGATGCCGCGATCCGGCATGCGGCGGCGGTGCGCGAAGGGCTGGCCGTGATGTTCGTCGATCTCGACCGCTTCAAGCAGATCAACGACCAGCACGGGCATTCTGCCGGAGATCGCACGCTCGTCGCGGTCGCGAAGCGGCTGAGCCTCGTGCTGCGCAGCGGCGACATGGTCGCGCGGCTCGGCGGCGACGAATTCATCGTGCTGATTGCAGACGTGCGTTCGCCGGCGGTGATCGGCGATATCGCGTCGCGCATCCAGATCGTGATGGCCGAGGAACTGGAATTCGGCGACCGGCGCGTGGCCGTCGGCGCGAGCATCGGCGTCAGCGAGTTTCCGGCCGACGGTGCGTCGGCCGAGGAATTGCTCGTGAAGGCCGACGCGGCGATGTACGCGGCGAAGGCGTCCGCGCAGTTCGCGTGCGTGCGCTATCAGGAACTGGTCGGCGGCGGTGCCGCGACGGAAGCGGTCGGCCGGGTCGCATCGGGCGGCAGCCGGTGA
- a CDS encoding D-serine ammonia-lyase, whose amino-acid sequence MTIALQPTDLLAKLQSRHPLLWLNPGAGRPLPHDAPSFDAIAMAEARLARCEPLMAELFPELAASAGKIESPLMPADDLQRALSHPADARGAWFIKRDDALPIAGSIKARGGFHEVLALAESLAIEHGLLDPAGDRRTLASTAARALFAAHTVIVGSTGNLGLSIGVMAAALGFESVVHMSTEAKPWKKARLRNRGVRVIEHDGDYAQAVAAGRAQAHNQPRCHFVDDEGSLMLFLGYAASARHLAAQLAEAGRGVDAAHPLFVHIPCGVGGAPGGIAYGLKALFGEHVHCFFAEPVASPCMLVQLASGRREPLSVYDVGLDNRTEADGLAVAQASHLVSPLMAPLLSGVFTVSDAQLYAQLLAVQRALGVELEPSAAAAVGGPGWLERSPAGQDYVRNLAIDMHRSTHVIWATGGSLVPPDEHRRFQAHAKALAGGAPGV is encoded by the coding sequence GTGACTATCGCGCTCCAACCTACCGATCTATTAGCCAAACTGCAATCCCGCCACCCGCTCCTGTGGCTGAACCCGGGTGCCGGCCGCCCCTTGCCCCACGACGCGCCATCGTTCGACGCCATTGCGATGGCCGAAGCGCGGCTCGCGCGCTGCGAGCCGCTGATGGCCGAACTTTTTCCCGAGCTCGCGGCGAGTGCGGGAAAAATCGAGTCGCCGCTGATGCCCGCGGACGACTTGCAGCGCGCGTTGTCGCACCCGGCCGACGCGCGTGGCGCGTGGTTCATCAAGCGCGACGACGCGTTGCCGATTGCCGGTTCGATCAAGGCACGCGGCGGTTTTCACGAAGTGCTCGCGCTCGCCGAGTCGCTCGCGATCGAACACGGGCTGCTCGACCCCGCGGGAGACCGGCGAACTCTTGCGTCGACCGCGGCGCGCGCACTGTTTGCCGCGCACACCGTCATCGTGGGCAGCACCGGCAATCTCGGCCTGAGCATCGGCGTGATGGCCGCCGCGCTGGGGTTCGAATCGGTCGTTCACATGTCGACCGAAGCGAAGCCCTGGAAAAAGGCGCGCCTGAGAAATCGCGGCGTGCGCGTGATCGAGCACGACGGCGATTACGCACAAGCCGTCGCGGCCGGACGCGCGCAGGCACACAATCAACCGCGCTGCCATTTCGTCGACGACGAAGGCTCGCTGATGCTGTTCCTCGGCTACGCGGCAAGCGCCCGGCATCTCGCCGCGCAACTCGCCGAGGCGGGCCGCGGCGTGGACGCCGCACATCCACTTTTCGTCCATATCCCCTGCGGTGTCGGCGGTGCGCCGGGCGGCATCGCGTATGGCCTCAAGGCGCTTTTCGGCGAGCACGTGCATTGCTTTTTCGCCGAGCCCGTCGCTTCGCCCTGCATGCTGGTCCAGCTTGCGTCCGGTCGCCGCGAGCCGCTGTCCGTCTACGACGTGGGGCTCGACAACCGGACCGAGGCCGACGGCCTCGCCGTCGCGCAGGCGTCGCATCTTGTCAGCCCGCTGATGGCGCCGCTGCTGTCGGGCGTGTTCACCGTCAGCGACGCGCAGCTCTACGCGCAACTGCTCGCGGTTCAGCGCGCGCTGGGCGTGGAACTGGAACCGTCGGCCGCGGCTGCCGTCGGCGGGCCCGGCTGGCTGGAACGGTCGCCGGCCGGCCAGGACTACGTACGCAATCTCGCGATCGACATGCACCGGTCGACGCACGTCATCTGGGCGACGGGCGGATCGCTCGTCCCGCCGGACGAGCACCGCCGCTTCCAGGCCCATGCGAAAGCGCTCGCCGGTGGCGCGCCCGGCGTGTGA
- a CDS encoding DUF4148 domain-containing protein, which translates to MKSLVSAVVAAVALSASFGAFAQSTVTRAQVRAELVQLENAGYKPAVSSPHYPADIEAAQARVHAADNSGYGAQPAATVQGGAPAAKVQSAHDSIYFGH; encoded by the coding sequence ATGAAATCGCTCGTTTCCGCAGTCGTTGCCGCCGTCGCCCTGTCCGCCTCGTTCGGCGCATTCGCTCAAAGCACCGTAACCCGCGCTCAAGTGCGCGCCGAACTGGTCCAGCTCGAAAACGCCGGTTACAAGCCAGCCGTGTCGAGCCCGCACTACCCGGCCGACATCGAAGCCGCGCAAGCCCGCGTGCACGCCGCCGACAACAGCGGCTACGGTGCGCAACCGGCCGCAACCGTCCAGGGCGGCGCACCGGCCGCCAAGGTGCAAAGCGCGCACGACTCGATCTACTTCGGCCACTAA
- a CDS encoding LysR substrate-binding domain-containing protein translates to MRLDGSILGALLCFETAGRLLSFTKTAQAFNLTQSAVSQQIRHLEDRLGYPLFVRQARGLKLTGKGEVLLGTMSGAFGDINRTLDALGMSDAPLQVSCLPSLALQWLMPRLTGFHRQQPNVSVRVKAEFQVLDRQAMESDDIDVAVRYDPMQYSRLHADAILDEILFPVATPAYLAQHPAFASGESLDGVVLLHDAAPWAGAPEFVEWRTWLEAVHPAWLAQLDGPRFNFSSLAITAALNHQGVAMGRSALVHDEIASGRLVDVFGAHVRAPARYVLLSRNPDDPRTAAFSDWLKAECARFDEARSGLVPNGGLHR, encoded by the coding sequence ATGCGACTGGACGGTTCGATCCTTGGTGCGTTGCTCTGTTTTGAAACCGCCGGCCGGTTGCTGAGCTTCACGAAGACGGCGCAGGCGTTCAACCTGACGCAAAGCGCGGTCAGCCAGCAGATCCGGCACCTGGAGGACAGGCTCGGGTATCCGCTTTTCGTGCGTCAGGCGCGCGGGCTGAAGTTGACCGGGAAGGGCGAGGTGCTGCTCGGGACGATGTCGGGTGCGTTCGGCGATATCAACCGCACGCTGGACGCGCTCGGCATGTCGGACGCGCCGCTGCAGGTGAGCTGCCTGCCGTCGCTCGCGCTGCAATGGTTGATGCCGCGCCTGACCGGATTTCACCGGCAACAGCCGAACGTGTCGGTGCGCGTGAAAGCCGAGTTTCAGGTGCTGGATCGACAGGCGATGGAGTCCGACGACATCGACGTGGCCGTGCGCTACGACCCGATGCAATACAGCCGGCTGCATGCCGACGCCATCCTCGACGAAATCCTGTTTCCGGTCGCCACGCCTGCTTATCTGGCGCAGCATCCGGCTTTCGCGAGCGGGGAGTCGCTGGACGGCGTCGTGTTGCTGCACGACGCCGCGCCGTGGGCCGGCGCGCCCGAGTTCGTGGAATGGCGCACGTGGCTGGAGGCGGTCCATCCGGCGTGGCTCGCGCAGCTGGACGGGCCACGGTTCAATTTCTCGAGCCTGGCGATCACGGCCGCGTTGAACCATCAGGGTGTCGCGATGGGGCGCTCGGCGCTCGTGCATGACGAGATCGCCAGTGGGCGGCTCGTCGATGTCTTTGGCGCCCACGTGCGCGCGCCGGCGCGCTACGTGCTGCTTTCCCGCAACCCGGACGATCCGCGTACCGCCGCCTTTTCGGACTGGCTCAAGGCGGAGTGCGCGCGCTTCGATGAAGCGCGGTCGGGGCTGGTGCCGAACGGGGGCCTGCACCGGTGA
- a CDS encoding sulfite exporter TauE/SafE family protein → MIHFNLTEGVLVSSLQGLTPFDLAGIAVALLLGGMVKGVTGIGVPLIAMPILSQFLPIRHAVLLLSMPIILGNIPQALEGGQVLATARKIAAPIAGTVIGNIVGVAILLSLNPGHAQAASGALLIVAATLMLAAPKLNLPDAWQKPVGFVLGFGAALMESIASVPGPLLATYLISSGATGRVFTKQIAIILVVSIVTLITTFSGAAHASAADLAISAAASLPAIAGMWLVRPLRDKMSPKVFRMVVLLFVLVAASQMIWKSGALRHGGSPAAQTNGAHAAGK, encoded by the coding sequence ATGATCCATTTCAATCTGACTGAAGGTGTGCTGGTCTCCAGCCTGCAGGGCCTTACCCCGTTCGATCTGGCCGGCATCGCCGTCGCGCTGCTGCTCGGCGGCATGGTCAAGGGCGTCACGGGCATCGGCGTGCCGCTAATCGCGATGCCGATCCTCAGCCAGTTCCTGCCGATCCGGCATGCGGTGCTCCTGCTGTCGATGCCGATCATCCTCGGCAACATTCCGCAGGCGCTCGAAGGCGGCCAGGTGCTGGCGACGGCACGCAAGATCGCCGCGCCGATCGCCGGCACCGTGATCGGCAATATCGTCGGCGTCGCGATTCTCCTGTCGCTCAATCCCGGGCACGCACAAGCGGCATCGGGCGCACTGCTGATCGTCGCCGCGACGCTCATGCTCGCCGCGCCGAAGCTCAACCTGCCCGACGCGTGGCAGAAGCCCGTCGGTTTCGTGCTCGGGTTCGGTGCGGCGCTGATGGAAAGCATCGCGTCGGTGCCGGGCCCGCTGCTCGCCACCTACCTGATTTCGTCCGGTGCGACCGGGCGCGTCTTCACGAAGCAGATCGCGATCATCCTCGTGGTGTCGATCGTCACGCTGATCACGACGTTCAGCGGCGCCGCGCATGCGAGCGCCGCGGACCTGGCGATCTCGGCGGCGGCCAGCCTGCCGGCCATTGCCGGCATGTGGCTCGTTCGCCCGCTGCGGGACAAGATGTCGCCGAAGGTCTTCAGGATGGTCGTCCTGCTGTTCGTGCTCGTCGCGGCATCGCAGATGATCTGGAAATCGGGCGCGCTCAGGCATGGCGGATCGCCTGCGGCCCAGACGAACGGCGCACACGCAGCCGGGAAATGA